The Fusobacterium pseudoperiodonticum DNA window TTTTTGTAAGTCTTTTTCAGGTATACTTTCAGTTATTGAAGCCATTATCATTTTATGATAGTTATTATGATAAGTTAAAGCATCTACTCCTTTTTTTGTAAGTGAAACAAATACTTTTCTTCTATCAGTTGTAGATCTTGCTCTATCTATATATCCTTTATCAGATAATTTTGAAATAGCAACTGTTGCAGTTCCCATTGTAATTCCTATCTTATCTGCAAGTTCATTCATAGTTAATTGAGTGTCTTGTCCAACAGATTCAATGATATGTAATTCTGTATGTGTTAAAGCTTTAATTCCTCTTTTTAAAGCCATATCTTCTGTCTTATAAAACAGTTTGTAATATTCCTCTAAAACATCATTTACTCTTTGTATATTTACCGTCATTTGAAATTCCTCCTCTATTCTGCTTTTGATTTTAATAAATCTATTCTTTCTTTGTAATCTCCTGAGAACACATAAGAACCAGCAACAAATATATTAGCTCCTGCATCTGCACAAACTTTTATAGTTTCATCAGTTATTCCACCGTCTACTTCTATATCTATATCTGCTCTCATTTTCTTAATTGCCTTTATTTTTTCTACCACTGCAGGTATGAATTTTTGTCCTCCAAAACCTGGATTTACACTCATAACTAAAACCATATCGATATCATTTATAACATATTTTAATACGTCTTCTGATGTTGAAGGATTTAGTGAAATACCTGCTTTTACTCCAAAAGATTTTATTTGTTGTATAACTCTATGTAAGTGAATAGTCGATTCTGCATGTACAACAACAATATCTGCTCCTGCTTTTACGAAATCTTCAATATATCTTTCTGGTCTGTCTATCATTAGATGAACATCAAACACAAGCTCAGTACATTTTCTGATACACTTTATTACAGGAGGTCCAAAAGTTAAATTAGGTACAAATTCACCGTCCATAACGTCTATATGAATGTAGTCTGCACCTGCCTTATCAATTGCTACAAGTTCTTCACCAAGTTTTGAAAAATCACTTGATAATATAGAAGGAGCTATTTTTATCCCCTTAGTCATATCTATTCCACCTTTCTGATAAAATTTCTAAAGTTTTTTTATAAAAATTATATCTATCTTGAGATATTCTATTTTCTTCCACAGCTTTTTTTACATTACAATTTGGCTCATGTATATGAGAACAATTTAAAAATTTACAACTATCTATATTTGTAAATTCAGGGAACAGAGAAATTAATTCTTCCCTATTCTCAATCTTAGGAACTTCTATTGAAGAGAAGCCAGGAGTATCTATTATATAGCCTCCTGCCTTCATTCTAATCATATTAGAATCTCTTGTTGTATGTTTACCTCTTTGTAATCTTTCACTAATTTCTCCAGTCTTTAACACTCTTTCACTCTGTAAAAAATTGATAAGACTTGACTTCCCAACTCCACTTGGTCCACCAATTACAGTTGTTTTATCTTTTAAGAAATCTTCTACTTCTTGAAGCCCAACATTCTCTTGACAAGAGATTAAAAATGAAGGTACTCCTATAGTTTTTAAATGAGCTAATCTTTCTTTTAATTCTGTTAATTCTTCTTCACTTAAATAATCTATCTTATTTACTATTACTAAAGGTTTTACCTTATAGTAAAATGCTGTCAATAATAGTAAATTTATTCTTTCATAATCTATATTTGGATGCTTTGCTGCAAATTGTATTGCTAGATAATCTACATTTGCAACTATAGGTCTTATTAGCATATTATCTCTTTCGAATATTTCAACTATTGCATTATCCTCAGAGATTTCAACTCTATCACCTACAACACAATTATATTTGTTATTTGTTTTCTTTAAAATTCCTCTCAATTTACATTCAAAGACTTCATTGTTACTTTCAACATAATAGAAACCTTGAATCTTATTAATTACTACGCCTTGAATTTTCTTACCTCCCATACCTTTTTTCTTTCTTTATTAAAATATAAATAAGTGAGTTACACTGTTATTCCAATCCGTTACTTATTAAGAAATCAAACTTTTGTCCTCTTGATATAGGTTCTCCACTTTTTGGTGAAGTCGCTATAATTTGGTTAATAGGTAAATCTGATCTCATCTTTTTTACTTCTCCAACCTTCATACCATTTTTATTAAGTAAAGAACTTGCTTCTATATAGTTCATACCTACTAAATCATCTAAGAATACTGAAGGTGATTCCTTACTTACCCATACTTTCATATTTCTTGATCTTTTAACTATAGTTCCTTCAGCAGGTTCTTGTAAAGCAACTGTTCCATAAGGTAAGTCAGAATAAACTTCTCCCATCTCTCTAATATTTAAAGGAGATTTTGAAATAGTTTTCTTTGCTTCCTCTATACTAAGTCCAGTTAAGTTTGGAGCCTTATAATAAAATTCATTGAAATAATATCTTTCAAATACTCCAAGTCCAACTTTTATAATAGCTATAATTAAAATTATATTTAATATTATCTTAATTAATCTTCTATTATCTTTCTCTGGTTGTTTCGCACTTGTTGCTTTTACTTCTGTATCTTCAAAATCGTCTTCATCATTATCATTTCTAAATTTCTTCATATTTCTCTCCTAACTAATAAAAGTTTTAAAAATACTTTTTAAATCAAATATTTCAGTTAATTCTAACATATTTTATTAATTAGTACAAGTAAGAATTTAAATTTTTATTTTCCATCAAAATACTATTTTTATTTTTTTATTTTGAAAATTCATTT harbors:
- a CDS encoding MarR family winged helix-turn-helix transcriptional regulator, whose translation is MTVNIQRVNDVLEEYYKLFYKTEDMALKRGIKALTHTELHIIESVGQDTQLTMNELADKIGITMGTATVAISKLSDKGYIDRARSTTDRRKVFVSLTKKGVDALTYHNNYHKMIMASITESIPEKDLQKFVETFEIILDSLRNKTDYFKPMTITDFKEGTKVSIVEIKGTPIVQNYFLSHGIENFTLLKVLKSGDKSLFKIEKEDGEVLTLDILDAKNLIGVKAD
- the rpe gene encoding ribulose-phosphate 3-epimerase, with amino-acid sequence MTKGIKIAPSILSSDFSKLGEELVAIDKAGADYIHIDVMDGEFVPNLTFGPPVIKCIRKCTELVFDVHLMIDRPERYIEDFVKAGADIVVVHAESTIHLHRVIQQIKSFGVKAGISLNPSTSEDVLKYVINDIDMVLVMSVNPGFGGQKFIPAVVEKIKAIKKMRADIDIEVDGGITDETIKVCADAGANIFVAGSYVFSGDYKERIDLLKSKAE
- the rsgA gene encoding ribosome small subunit-dependent GTPase A, yielding MGGKKIQGVVINKIQGFYYVESNNEVFECKLRGILKKTNNKYNCVVGDRVEISEDNAIVEIFERDNMLIRPIVANVDYLAIQFAAKHPNIDYERINLLLLTAFYYKVKPLVIVNKIDYLSEEELTELKERLAHLKTIGVPSFLISCQENVGLQEVEDFLKDKTTVIGGPSGVGKSSLINFLQSERVLKTGEISERLQRGKHTTRDSNMIRMKAGGYIIDTPGFSSIEVPKIENREELISLFPEFTNIDSCKFLNCSHIHEPNCNVKKAVEENRISQDRYNFYKKTLEILSERWNRYD
- a CDS encoding PASTA domain-containing protein, whose protein sequence is MKKFRNDNDEDDFEDTEVKATSAKQPEKDNRRLIKIILNIILIIAIIKVGLGVFERYYFNEFYYKAPNLTGLSIEEAKKTISKSPLNIREMGEVYSDLPYGTVALQEPAEGTIVKRSRNMKVWVSKESPSVFLDDLVGMNYIEASSLLNKNGMKVGEVKKMRSDLPINQIIATSPKSGEPISRGQKFDFLISNGLE